A stretch of the Thiocystis violascens DSM 198 genome encodes the following:
- a CDS encoding cytochrome c1: MRKLIIATLLLLSPAMLVASEAVHLEKSNIDLRDQASLQRGAKYFVNYCMGCHSLQYMRYNRLAADLGINEIALRENLLFGDAKPGDLMENAMRPEDALKWFGTAIPDLTLVTRWRSPDWVYTYLKSFYVDPTRPYGVNNVVFPLVGMPHGLSDLQGIQEPVFEHAHKEGGEPVVVGVKLVEQGSLSPKEYDAMVRDITAFLTYAGEPIQLERQRLGFFVLLFLGFLFIPAYLMKKEFWKDVH; encoded by the coding sequence ATGAGAAAGCTGATCATCGCCACCCTGTTGCTGCTGTCGCCGGCCATGCTTGTGGCCTCCGAGGCGGTCCATCTGGAGAAATCCAACATCGATCTGCGCGATCAGGCTTCCTTGCAGCGCGGAGCCAAGTACTTCGTGAACTACTGCATGGGTTGTCATTCGCTGCAGTACATGCGTTACAACCGTCTGGCCGCGGATCTCGGAATCAACGAGATCGCACTGCGCGAGAACCTGCTCTTCGGCGACGCCAAGCCGGGCGATCTGATGGAAAATGCCATGCGCCCGGAAGATGCATTGAAGTGGTTCGGCACCGCCATCCCCGACCTGACGTTGGTGACGCGCTGGCGATCTCCAGATTGGGTGTATACCTATTTGAAGAGCTTCTATGTCGACCCAACCCGGCCCTATGGCGTCAACAATGTGGTGTTCCCGCTGGTGGGCATGCCGCATGGCCTGAGCGATCTGCAAGGCATCCAGGAGCCGGTGTTCGAGCATGCGCATAAGGAAGGCGGGGAGCCGGTGGTCGTGGGCGTCAAGCTGGTCGAGCAAGGCTCGCTGTCGCCTAAGGAGTATGACGCCATGGTGCGGGACATCACGGCCTTCCTGACTTATGCCGGCGAACCCATCCAACTGGAACGCCAGCGGCTCGGCTTTTTCGTGCTGCTGTTCCTCGGCTTCCTCTTCATCCCCGCGTATCTGATGAAGAAGGAATTCTGGAAAGACGTTCACTAG
- a CDS encoding glutathione S-transferase N-terminal domain-containing protein, with protein MAVAASRRAVMTLFSDPVCPYCHRVRMVLAEKGIAVDVVDVDAHDLPDEVMDFNPYGTVPTFVDRDLRLYESRIIMEYLDERFPHPPLLPVDPVSRASARLFMYRIDHDWYSLMGRILKGSGDDVVQARKELRESLIVSAPIFAAHTFFMSDEFSLVDCCVAPLLWRLPVLGIELPPQADAINVYKKRIFAWDAFRQSLTEAEKEMIADLKR; from the coding sequence ATGGCCGTGGCTGCAAGCAGACGAGCTGTGATGACGTTATTTTCCGATCCCGTTTGCCCGTATTGTCACCGGGTCAGAATGGTGCTGGCCGAAAAAGGGATTGCAGTGGACGTGGTCGATGTCGATGCCCATGACCTGCCCGACGAAGTCATGGACTTCAATCCCTATGGCACGGTGCCCACCTTTGTCGACCGGGATCTGCGTCTCTACGAGTCGCGGATCATCATGGAATATCTCGATGAGCGCTTCCCTCATCCCCCGCTGTTGCCGGTCGACCCGGTCTCGCGCGCCAGCGCGCGATTGTTCATGTATCGCATCGATCATGACTGGTATTCGCTGATGGGGCGCATCCTCAAGGGCAGTGGCGACGATGTCGTCCAGGCCCGCAAGGAACTGCGCGAGAGCCTGATCGTGTCCGCGCCGATCTTTGCCGCTCATACCTTTTTCATGAGCGACGAGTTTTCGCTGGTGGACTGCTGCGTCGCCCCCCTGCTCTGGCGCCTGCCGGTGCTTGGCATCGAGTTGCCGCCACAGGCGGATGCCATCAATGTCTACAAAAAGCGGATCTTTGCCTGGGACGCCTTTCGTCAGAGTCTCACCGAGGCGGAAAAGGAGATGATCGCGGATCTCAAGAGATGA
- a CDS encoding ClpXP protease specificity-enhancing factor → MNDKTATMTTSKPYLIRAIHEWILDNGMTPHLVVDANYPATRVPLEFVDEGRIVLNISPGAVQGLVIGNDWIAFNARFGGVAREVSVPSEAVVGIFTRENGQGMVFPDPIYPDALSDSAAHAPGPSLKSVADGAQGSGRPPAQGQTKDKGKGKGGPTLKVVK, encoded by the coding sequence ATGAACGATAAAACCGCCACTATGACCACGAGCAAACCCTACCTGATCCGGGCGATCCACGAGTGGATCCTGGATAATGGAATGACGCCGCACCTTGTCGTGGACGCCAATTATCCGGCTACTCGCGTGCCCCTGGAGTTCGTCGACGAGGGGCGGATCGTTCTCAATATCTCGCCCGGCGCTGTCCAGGGGCTGGTCATCGGCAACGACTGGATTGCGTTCAACGCTCGTTTTGGCGGCGTTGCGCGGGAGGTCTCGGTGCCATCCGAGGCGGTCGTCGGCATCTTTACGCGCGAGAATGGCCAGGGGATGGTCTTTCCGGATCCAATCTATCCCGACGCCCTGTCCGACAGCGCCGCGCATGCGCCAGGCCCGTCACTGAAGTCTGTCGCCGACGGTGCCCAGGGGAGCGGGCGTCCGCCTGCGCAGGGTCAAACCAAGGACAAAGGGAAGGGAAAAGGCGGGCCAACTCTCAAAGTGGTCAAATAA
- a CDS encoding DUF3301 domain-containing protein, with product MGNLLTIFLLLLLGWFWLDSLRAREIAIGICQAACVQRDLQFLDQAVALHRLGLAWRAEGMRLRRVYRFDFSEEGLGRRNGYLVLRGLSLEELSFGLPDRTGDA from the coding sequence ATGGGCAATCTTCTTACGATCTTTCTGCTTTTGTTGCTCGGCTGGTTCTGGCTCGACAGCCTCCGCGCCCGCGAGATTGCGATCGGCATCTGTCAGGCGGCCTGCGTACAGCGCGATCTTCAGTTTCTCGACCAGGCCGTCGCGCTCCACCGGCTCGGTCTAGCCTGGCGTGCGGAGGGAATGCGTCTGCGCCGGGTCTACCGCTTCGATTTCAGCGAGGAGGGGTTGGGGCGGCGCAACGGCTATCTGGTGCTGCGCGGACTGTCTCTGGAGGAACTCAGCTTCGGTCTGCCAGACCGAACCGGAGACGCTTGA
- a CDS encoding oxidative damage protection protein gives MSRLVHCVKLGREAEGLDRQPYPGELGKRVFEQVSKPAWQDWLRHQTMLINENRLSPLDPKSRKFLEGEMERFFFGEGADKPAGYVPPAH, from the coding sequence ATGAGCCGTCTCGTCCACTGCGTCAAGCTCGGCCGCGAAGCCGAGGGACTCGACCGTCAGCCGTATCCGGGCGAGCTCGGCAAGCGCGTCTTCGAGCAAGTTTCCAAACCGGCCTGGCAGGACTGGCTGCGCCACCAGACGATGCTGATCAACGAAAATCGCCTGAGCCCGCTGGATCCTAAGTCACGAAAATTCCTGGAAGGCGAAATGGAACGATTTTTCTTTGGCGAAGGTGCCGACAAGCCCGCAGGCTATGTTCCGCCCGCGCATTGA
- the mutY gene encoding A/G-specific adenine glycosylase → MHPPDVTPNDFAATILNWFDRHGRHDLPWQLAPTPYRVWVSEIMLQQTQVSVVIPYFERFMTRFPSVMDLADAPIDAVLAHWSGLGYYARARNLHRAAELIRDQYQGIFPTDVAQVRALPGIGRSTAGAILSLASNQPHPILDGNVKRVLTRYFAIDGWPGRSEVLSALWACAERLTPRERVGDYNQGMMDLGATLCTRSKPACERCPVATRCLARAQGRQREFPASRPCKPLPERDILMLVAINPAGEILLERRPPTGIWGGLWSLPETAAGSDPADWCLIRFGSVPLGVEMLPMRRHSFSHFRLGIRVATIRIDGSSQEIADHDDQRWLNRANLPAFGLPTPVKDILDALLAGPQQIEGEETP, encoded by the coding sequence TTGCATCCGCCTGACGTCACCCCAAACGACTTCGCCGCCACGATCCTGAACTGGTTCGACCGGCATGGTCGCCATGATCTTCCCTGGCAACTCGCCCCCACGCCCTACCGCGTCTGGGTCTCCGAAATCATGCTGCAGCAAACCCAGGTCAGTGTCGTCATCCCCTATTTCGAGCGGTTCATGACGCGCTTTCCGAGCGTGATGGACCTGGCGGACGCGCCCATCGATGCAGTGCTCGCACACTGGTCCGGGCTCGGCTACTACGCGCGGGCGCGCAACCTGCACCGTGCCGCCGAACTGATCCGGGACCAATACCAGGGCATCTTTCCCACCGACGTCGCTCAGGTCCGGGCACTGCCCGGCATCGGCCGCTCCACCGCCGGCGCCATTCTGTCGCTCGCATCAAACCAACCGCATCCGATCCTCGACGGCAATGTCAAACGGGTGCTGACCCGCTACTTCGCCATTGACGGCTGGCCCGGACGCAGCGAGGTGCTGAGCGCGCTCTGGGCCTGCGCCGAACGACTCACCCCGCGGGAGCGCGTGGGCGACTACAACCAGGGCATGATGGATCTTGGCGCCACACTTTGCACGCGAAGCAAACCGGCCTGCGAACGCTGTCCGGTCGCGACCCGCTGCCTGGCCCGCGCCCAGGGTCGCCAGCGCGAATTCCCCGCCAGCCGGCCGTGCAAACCGCTACCCGAGCGCGACATCCTGATGCTTGTGGCCATCAACCCGGCCGGGGAAATCCTCCTCGAACGCCGCCCGCCGACGGGAATCTGGGGCGGACTCTGGAGTCTGCCGGAGACCGCCGCCGGCAGCGACCCCGCCGACTGGTGCCTGATCCGCTTCGGCAGCGTCCCGCTCGGGGTTGAAATGCTTCCGATGCGCCGTCACTCCTTTAGCCACTTCAGACTCGGGATCCGGGTCGCGACCATTCGCATCGACGGATCCAGCCAGGAAATTGCCGATCATGACGATCAACGCTGGCTGAATCGTGCGAACCTTCCGGCGTTCGGTCTTCCAACCCCGGTTAAAGACATCCTCGACGCCCTCCTCGCGGGCCCACAGCAGATTGAAGGAGAAGAAACCCCATGA
- a CDS encoding AMP-dependent synthetase/ligase translates to MSRWSEDLIAVDRARTLDGLFLQRILRTPDRTAYRFFERADGWRDLTWRDMGQWVARWRRALAGESLESGDRVAVLLRNCPEWVMFDQAAFSLGLVTVPLYTDDRAENAAYILQDAAAKLLLIQDAGRWKRLAEVIGDAPWPLRVVILEPSDAATELAAHDPRVVVADTWLPSSAPALTQRDGDPLALATIVYTSGTTGRPKGVMLSHRNILTNVHGVVTLINVYPEDLFLSFLPLSHMLERTGGYYLPIMAGSCVAFARSVGQLAEDLQSIRPTVMIAVPRVFERVYQRLQDQLLSRPAPVRWLFRLAVATGWRAFLREQGRGGWHPRLLLWPWLRRRVGAAVLEKLGGRMRVAVSGGAALPAGVAHTFIGLGLPLIQGYGLTETSPVVSFNPLRKNVPESVGVPIRGIQVRIGADDELMVKGDNVMQGYWNNHAATAKVLTQDGWLHTGDQARIEDGHIYITGRIKDILVLSNGEKVPPADLEMAIVMDPLFDQVLVLGERHSYLSALLVLNAELWVGFAREHGLDPEQPASLTDPHLLKDILKRIRLALRDFPGFAKVRRATLTLEPWSIENGLLTPTLKVKRGPVMERYREAIAEMYDLDA, encoded by the coding sequence GTGAGTCGATGGTCCGAGGATCTAATCGCAGTCGATCGAGCCAGAACCCTGGACGGACTCTTTCTGCAGCGGATCCTCCGAACGCCCGACCGCACGGCCTATCGATTTTTCGAGCGCGCCGATGGCTGGCGGGATCTGACCTGGCGCGACATGGGGCAGTGGGTGGCACGCTGGCGCCGGGCGCTCGCCGGCGAGTCGCTCGAATCCGGCGACCGGGTCGCGGTGCTGCTGCGCAACTGTCCGGAATGGGTCATGTTCGATCAGGCCGCGTTCTCGCTCGGTCTGGTCACGGTCCCGCTCTATACCGACGACCGCGCCGAAAACGCCGCCTATATTCTCCAGGATGCGGCGGCCAAACTCCTGCTGATCCAGGACGCCGGACGCTGGAAGCGTCTGGCCGAGGTCATCGGCGACGCACCCTGGCCCCTCCGGGTGGTGATCCTGGAACCGAGCGACGCGGCGACCGAACTCGCGGCGCATGACCCGCGAGTCGTGGTCGCCGATACCTGGCTGCCCTCCTCCGCCCCGGCGCTGACCCAACGCGACGGTGATCCGCTCGCCCTGGCAACCATCGTCTACACTTCCGGCACCACCGGTCGTCCCAAAGGCGTGATGCTCAGTCATCGCAACATCCTGACCAATGTCCATGGCGTCGTCACGCTCATCAATGTCTATCCGGAGGATCTTTTCCTCTCCTTTCTGCCGCTCTCGCACATGCTGGAGCGCACGGGGGGCTATTACCTGCCGATCATGGCGGGCTCCTGCGTGGCCTTCGCCCGCTCGGTGGGTCAGTTGGCCGAGGATCTCCAGAGCATTCGCCCGACCGTCATGATCGCCGTTCCACGGGTCTTCGAGCGTGTCTATCAGCGCCTGCAGGATCAGTTGCTGAGCCGCCCGGCCCCGGTGCGCTGGCTGTTTCGGCTGGCGGTCGCGACCGGCTGGCGCGCCTTTCTGCGCGAGCAGGGACGCGGCGGCTGGCATCCGCGCCTGCTGCTCTGGCCCTGGCTGCGGCGCCGGGTCGGCGCCGCAGTGCTGGAGAAACTCGGCGGTCGGATGCGCGTCGCCGTCAGCGGTGGCGCCGCCCTGCCGGCCGGCGTGGCGCACACCTTCATCGGACTCGGCCTGCCCTTGATCCAAGGCTATGGCCTGACCGAAACCAGCCCGGTCGTCAGCTTCAATCCGCTGCGGAAGAACGTCCCCGAGAGCGTCGGCGTCCCCATCCGCGGCATCCAGGTGCGCATTGGCGCCGACGACGAGTTGATGGTCAAGGGCGACAACGTCATGCAGGGCTACTGGAACAACCATGCCGCGACCGCCAAGGTGCTGACCCAGGATGGCTGGCTGCACACCGGCGATCAAGCGCGCATCGAGGACGGTCACATCTATATCACGGGCCGGATCAAGGACATCCTGGTGCTCTCGAATGGCGAGAAGGTGCCGCCCGCCGATCTGGAGATGGCGATCGTCATGGATCCCTTGTTCGATCAGGTGCTGGTGCTTGGCGAAAGGCACTCCTATCTCTCCGCCCTGCTGGTGCTGAACGCCGAACTCTGGGTCGGGTTCGCCCGCGAGCACGGACTGGACCCCGAACAACCGGCCAGCCTGACGGATCCGCATCTGCTCAAGGACATCCTCAAGCGTATCCGCCTCGCCCTGCGGGATTTCCCCGGCTTCGCCAAGGTCCGCCGCGCGACCCTGACCCTAGAGCCCTGGTCGATCGAGAACGGGCTGCTGACGCCGACACTCAAGGTCAAGCGCGGCCCCGTGATGGAACGCTACCGGGAGGCGATCGCGGAGATGTACGACCTGGATGCATAG
- a CDS encoding SIR2 family protein, which produces MSAKLETLVNDLARGALVPYLGPGALIGAVDPVTGEAIPADSDSLILAMNDGKPMSKRLMWEFPRAAMNVELKRGRAAVHRFLEATYGQRIWTRAPLHDWLKTLRPAYVVDINRDTQLQESYADVPHTLIRGIARTGGTDYRFRIHSYDGTSYREADQNEVDSGRPILFKPMGSPRPDATYIASDADYVDYITELMGGFAIPAFLKSSRVDRRYLFLGLSLRRDTERMVMSDIIHGAASPAGWALIPEPTDKERRYCESKDIVIVEADIPDLLAVAAQPDALGALLPNHHGIGC; this is translated from the coding sequence ATGTCAGCAAAACTCGAAACGCTCGTCAATGACCTGGCTCGTGGAGCCCTGGTTCCCTATCTTGGCCCAGGCGCCCTAATCGGCGCGGTCGACCCGGTCACCGGAGAAGCCATCCCGGCCGATAGCGACAGCCTCATCCTCGCCATGAACGACGGCAAACCCATGTCAAAACGCCTGATGTGGGAGTTTCCGCGCGCGGCCATGAATGTCGAACTCAAACGCGGACGTGCCGCCGTTCACCGCTTCCTGGAAGCCACCTACGGTCAGCGCATCTGGACCCGCGCGCCCCTGCATGATTGGCTGAAAACGCTCCGTCCGGCCTACGTGGTCGACATCAACCGCGATACCCAACTTCAGGAATCCTATGCGGATGTGCCTCACACGCTGATCCGCGGCATCGCCCGGACCGGCGGTACGGATTATCGCTTCCGCATCCATTCCTATGACGGAACCAGCTATCGCGAGGCGGATCAGAATGAGGTAGATTCCGGGCGGCCCATTCTGTTCAAGCCCATGGGCAGTCCGCGTCCCGATGCCACCTACATCGCCTCGGACGCCGACTATGTGGACTACATTACCGAGTTGATGGGCGGTTTCGCGATCCCCGCGTTCCTGAAATCCTCTCGCGTGGACCGTCGCTATCTCTTTCTCGGTCTGAGCCTGCGCCGCGATACCGAACGCATGGTGATGTCGGATATCATCCATGGAGCGGCCTCGCCGGCCGGATGGGCACTGATTCCCGAGCCGACGGACAAGGAACGGCGTTACTGCGAAAGCAAGGATATCGTGATCGTCGAAGCGGACATCCCGGATCTGCTCGCGGTCGCCGCACAGCCTGACGCACTGGGCGCGTTGCTCCCAAATCACCATGGAATTGGGTGTTAG
- a CDS encoding DEAD/DEAH box helicase has product MDTPDTSTGFGALGLNPIIEQTVRDLGYETPTAIQSQCIPHLLAGRDLLGQAQTGTGKTAAFALPLLSRIDPELHSPQILVLAPTRELALQVSEAFQGYAKNIKGFHVLPIYGGQAYGLQLSQLRRNPQVIVGTPGRVMDHIRRGTLCLDGIKTLVLDEADEMLNMGFAEDIDWIFEQAPKERQVALFSATMPPAIRRVAQDRLVDPVEVRIASASATVDTIDQHHCVVTRFHKLDVLTRILELEPFDGMLIFVRTKNATTELSDKLKAHGFAAEPLNGDMNQEMRERTVERLKQGQLDILVATDVAARGLDVERISHVVNYDIPTDPSAYVHRIGRTGRAGRAGRAILLVEPRERGLLRAIERTIRRDVPAMDPPSAAALSQSRIDRFITEVRTTMTEQDLDFFYRLLARIGQEQEIEIMDIAAALAFLNQRERPLNVKEDLPRPAAPKREWSERPPRSEGRDERRPRPERDDSRPRTEHAQGRREDADLVSYRIEVGHQHGATPREIVGAIANEGGIEGRYIGRINIQDDHSIVDLPKGMPREVVNHLKRVFVRGQALRISPADGTRPAEASHGHAPSPKYGQTPGQAQDKTPRAAGGFRRQSGDGSAPRRGPPSKDSSGFRADRGSSRKPRD; this is encoded by the coding sequence ATGGATACCCCCGACACGAGCACCGGTTTCGGCGCACTCGGTCTCAATCCCATCATTGAACAAACTGTCCGCGATCTTGGTTACGAAACGCCAACCGCGATTCAGAGTCAGTGCATCCCGCATCTGCTCGCCGGACGTGACCTGCTCGGCCAGGCCCAGACCGGCACCGGCAAAACCGCCGCCTTCGCGCTGCCGCTGCTTAGCCGCATCGACCCCGAACTCCACAGCCCCCAGATCCTGGTGCTGGCGCCGACCCGCGAGCTGGCGCTCCAGGTGTCCGAGGCCTTTCAGGGTTACGCCAAAAACATCAAGGGCTTCCATGTCCTGCCCATCTATGGCGGGCAGGCGTATGGGCTTCAGCTCAGTCAGCTCCGGCGCAACCCGCAGGTGATCGTCGGGACGCCGGGGCGCGTCATGGACCACATCCGCCGCGGCACCCTGTGCCTGGACGGCATCAAGACCCTGGTGCTGGACGAGGCCGACGAGATGCTCAACATGGGCTTCGCGGAGGACATCGACTGGATCTTCGAGCAGGCCCCGAAAGAGCGTCAGGTCGCGCTCTTCTCCGCCACCATGCCGCCGGCGATCCGCCGGGTCGCCCAGGATCGTCTCGTCGATCCGGTCGAGGTGCGGATCGCCTCGGCCTCCGCGACCGTCGACACCATCGACCAGCATCACTGCGTCGTCACCCGCTTCCATAAGCTCGACGTGCTCACGCGCATCCTGGAATTGGAACCGTTCGACGGCATGTTGATCTTCGTGCGCACCAAGAACGCCACCACCGAACTCTCCGACAAGCTCAAGGCCCACGGCTTCGCCGCCGAACCGCTGAACGGCGACATGAATCAGGAGATGCGCGAGCGCACGGTGGAGCGTCTGAAGCAGGGTCAACTCGACATCCTGGTCGCCACCGATGTCGCCGCGCGCGGGCTCGATGTCGAGCGCATCAGCCATGTCGTCAACTACGACATCCCCACCGATCCCTCGGCCTATGTGCATCGGATCGGTCGCACCGGGCGCGCGGGTCGCGCCGGGCGCGCCATCCTGCTGGTCGAACCGCGCGAACGCGGTCTGCTGCGAGCGATCGAGCGGACCATCCGACGCGATGTCCCGGCCATGGACCCGCCCTCGGCCGCCGCCCTGAGCCAATCGCGGATCGACCGCTTCATCACCGAAGTGCGCACGACGATGACCGAGCAGGATCTCGACTTCTTCTACCGCCTGCTCGCCCGCATCGGCCAGGAGCAGGAGATCGAGATCATGGACATCGCCGCCGCGCTGGCCTTTCTGAACCAGCGCGAACGGCCGTTGAACGTCAAGGAAGATCTGCCACGCCCGGCCGCGCCCAAACGCGAATGGTCCGAGCGTCCTCCGCGTTCGGAAGGCCGGGACGAGCGTCGGCCACGCCCGGAGCGTGACGACAGCCGGCCACGAACAGAGCACGCGCAGGGCCGACGGGAAGACGCGGATCTGGTCAGTTACCGCATCGAGGTCGGCCACCAGCACGGCGCGACGCCGCGCGAGATTGTCGGCGCCATCGCCAATGAAGGCGGGATCGAAGGCCGCTACATCGGACGCATCAACATCCAGGACGACCATTCCATCGTCGATCTCCCCAAGGGCATGCCGCGCGAGGTGGTCAATCATCTCAAACGGGTCTTCGTCCGCGGTCAGGCGCTGCGCATTTCGCCCGCCGACGGGACCAGACCCGCGGAAGCCTCCCACGGGCATGCGCCCAGCCCAAAATACGGCCAGACACCGGGCCAGGCGCAGGACAAAACGCCTCGCGCGGCTGGCGGTTTTCGTCGCCAGAGCGGGGATGGAAGCGCCCCGCGTCGCGGCCCGCCGTCCAAGGATTCCAGCGGCTTTCGCGCGGATCGGGGGTCAAGCCGCAAACCGCGTGACTGA
- a CDS encoding hydrogenase expression/formation protein, producing MPLTRPRLTDRSPLLEPAMAVDCPQGLRLLERLLEQLADYRIAEPPRRLDLTPLPEADRLLVNQALGEGEVSILFSGDDLTRVQETRLTGIWRVQSGDTSGQRPRDEIEIAEIPSLVRDSAFKGAATQLSLDDTPPAGVLGARALLPQLNEQVALWRFGDAPSIVNLNLLPISEQDTSYLEQRLGRGPVVILSRGYGHCRITATALRHCWWVQHFNADDRMILNSIEVVDVPAAALAAQEDIEDSAQRLAEILGALR from the coding sequence ATGCCGCTGACAAGACCGAGACTCACCGACCGCTCGCCCCTGCTGGAACCCGCCATGGCGGTCGACTGTCCGCAGGGTCTGCGGCTACTTGAACGCTTGCTGGAACAACTTGCGGACTACCGGATCGCCGAACCCCCGCGGCGGCTGGATCTCACACCCCTGCCGGAAGCCGATCGCCTCCTGGTGAACCAGGCACTCGGCGAAGGCGAGGTCAGCATTCTGTTTTCCGGCGATGACCTGACGCGGGTTCAGGAGACCCGGCTGACCGGAATCTGGCGCGTTCAGTCCGGCGACACCTCGGGGCAACGCCCGCGCGACGAGATCGAAATCGCGGAGATCCCTAGCCTGGTTCGCGACAGCGCCTTCAAGGGGGCCGCGACCCAGCTCTCCCTGGACGACACTCCTCCCGCCGGCGTCCTCGGTGCCCGCGCGCTCCTGCCCCAACTGAACGAACAGGTTGCCCTGTGGCGGTTCGGCGACGCGCCCTCTATCGTCAACCTGAACCTGTTGCCGATCTCCGAGCAGGATACGAGCTATTTGGAACAGCGGCTCGGGCGCGGTCCGGTCGTCATCCTCTCGCGCGGTTACGGTCACTGCCGGATCACGGCGACGGCGCTGCGCCACTGCTGGTGGGTCCAGCATTTCAACGCCGACGACCGGATGATCCTCAATAGCATCGAGGTCGTCGATGTCCCAGCCGCGGCGCTGGCGGCTCAGGAAGATATCGAGGATAGCGCCCAGCGCCTGGCGGAGATCCTCGGCGCACTTCGCTGA
- a CDS encoding HyaD/HybD family hydrogenase maturation endopeptidase produces the protein MSMPPNILILGIGNLLWADEGFGVRAVERLARRYRFGENVRLLDGGTQGIYLVEHVRWAEVLVVFDAIDYGLPPGTLKLVENDQVPRFMGAKKLSLHQTGFQEVLALADLMGDSPRHLLLVGVQPVELDDFGGSLRPEIKAMLDPAIAAALAYLARFVIDGSDRAKDGETDRDLPHRALEIADYEAGRPDPESACRIGDWRLLARRDALD, from the coding sequence ATGAGCATGCCACCCAATATCCTGATTCTCGGCATCGGCAATCTGCTCTGGGCCGACGAGGGGTTCGGGGTCCGGGCGGTCGAGCGGCTGGCCCGGCGCTATCGTTTCGGTGAGAACGTGCGCCTGCTTGACGGCGGCACTCAGGGCATCTATCTCGTCGAACATGTGCGTTGGGCCGAGGTGCTGGTCGTCTTCGATGCCATCGATTATGGCCTGCCGCCGGGCACCCTGAAACTCGTCGAGAACGACCAGGTACCCAGGTTCATGGGCGCCAAGAAGCTGAGCCTGCATCAGACCGGCTTCCAGGAAGTGTTGGCGTTGGCCGATTTGATGGGCGACTCTCCGCGCCACCTCTTACTCGTCGGCGTGCAACCGGTCGAGCTGGACGATTTCGGCGGTAGCCTGAGGCCCGAGATCAAAGCCATGCTCGATCCGGCGATCGCCGCCGCGCTGGCCTATCTCGCGCGCTTCGTGATCGACGGCTCCGATCGCGCGAAGGATGGAGAGACCGATCGCGATCTGCCTCACCGAGCATTGGAGATCGCCGACTACGAGGCTGGCCGACCGGACCCGGAGTCCGCGTGCCGGATTGGCGATTGGCGCCTCCTGGCCCGGCGCGACGCGCTTGACTGA
- the cybH gene encoding Ni/Fe-hydrogenase, b-type cytochrome subunit: MLTGVPTVKQTAVYVYQTPVRIWHWVNVLSITILAITGYLIGSPLPTLSGEASDHYLMGYIRFFHFAAAYVFLVGFLFRLYWAVVGNSYSHQLFTLPFWRRSFWSELLHEVRWYAFLEREPRKYIGHNPLAHLFMVVIITVGGLVMIVTGLALYSEQTGLGSWQDQLFGWVIPFVGQSQDVRMWHHWGMWVIVVFVMLHVYTAIREDIMSRQSLISTMISGWRMFKDDRP, translated from the coding sequence ATGTTAACCGGCGTCCCAACGGTCAAACAGACCGCGGTTTACGTCTATCAAACCCCGGTGCGTATCTGGCACTGGGTCAACGTGCTGTCGATCACGATCCTGGCCATCACCGGCTATCTGATCGGCAGCCCGCTGCCGACACTATCCGGCGAAGCGAGCGATCATTATCTGATGGGCTACATCCGCTTTTTCCATTTTGCTGCGGCCTATGTGTTTCTGGTCGGGTTCCTCTTCCGGCTCTACTGGGCGGTGGTCGGGAACTCCTATTCGCACCAGTTGTTCACCCTGCCGTTCTGGCGCCGGAGCTTCTGGAGCGAGCTGCTGCACGAGGTGCGCTGGTACGCCTTTCTCGAACGGGAACCGCGCAAGTACATCGGCCACAACCCGCTGGCGCATCTGTTCATGGTCGTCATCATCACGGTCGGCGGACTGGTGATGATCGTCACCGGGCTGGCGCTCTATTCCGAGCAGACCGGACTCGGGAGCTGGCAGGATCAGCTTTTCGGCTGGGTCATCCCTTTCGTCGGCCAGAGCCAGGACGTGCGCATGTGGCACCACTGGGGCATGTGGGTGATCGTCGTGTTCGTCATGCTGCATGTCTATACCGCAATCCGCGAGGACATCATGTCCCGCCAGAGCCTGATCAGCACCATGATCAGCGGCTGGCGCATGTTCAAGGACGACCGCCCGTGA